Below is a window of Leisingera sp. S132 DNA.
GTTGATCGCGGTCATATAGGGGTAGTTCCAGGGCGCAACCACAAAGACCACCCCATGCGGAATGCGCTTGATGTAGCGTTTGAATGTGGTGTCCTCGCCGACCTCGATATCCGCCAGCGACTCTGCGGCGATCTTTGCCATGTGGCCCGCGCGCTCGTTGAAGCCGCCGAACTCGCCGCCATAACGCACCGGGCGTCCCATCATATGGGCCAGTTCCGGCACGATCTCGTCATTCATGGCACCAACAGCGGCTACGCCCGCCATCACCAGATCAATGCGCTCCTGAAGCGGCCGCGCCGCCCAGGCTGCCTGCGCCGCTCGCGCCTGTTCCGCCGCCGCAAAGGCGTCCTCGCGCGACAGCACCGCGCGTTCCGCAAAAACCGATCCGTCGATCGGCGAGATGCATTTCAATACCTGGCCCATTGCCATTCACTCCATTCAGAAAGGGCAGCAGCCCTCTTCATCTTTCCGAAAATACTCCGGGGGTCCGGGGGGCTGGCCCCCGGTGTTCTCCGGGTCAGGCCCGCTCGAACCCTCGGGCGATCTCGTAGTCGGTGACCACCCGGTCGAAATCCTCGATCTCCACTTCCGCCGCGCGGACGTAGTGATCCACCACATCATCGCCAAGGGCCTTGCGCAGCATCGCCGAGCCGTTCAGTGCGGCGGCCGCATCGCGCAGAGTGCCTGGGATCATGCCGGTGTCGCCCTGGTAGACATCGCCTCGGGTGGGGGCCTGCAATTCCAGCCCTTCTTCGATGCCCGCAATACCTGCGGCCAGCATGCCTGCCATTGCCAGATAGGGGTTCATGTCGGAGCCCGGAATGCGGCATTCGACGCGGATCGCCTTGGTGCCGTCACCGCACAGCCGGTAGCCTGCCGTGCGGTTGTCGACCGACCAGATGATCCGCGTGGGTGCAAAGGTGCCCTTCATGAAGCGCTTGTAGCTGTTGATATAGGGCGCCATGAAGGCGGTGTAGTCGGGCGCGTACTTCAAGAGCCCGGCCATGTAGTTTTTCATCAGCGCCGACATGCCCAGCTCGTCGCTCTCGTCGAAGAACGCGGGTTTGCCGTCCTGCCACAGCGATTGATGCACATGGGAGGAGGAGCCGACCTTGTCGTGGCTCCACTTCGGCAGGAAGGTCACCGCGTGGCCCTGTTGCTCCGCGATTTCCTTGATCGCGTGCTTGGCAATGGTGTGGAACTCCGCCGTATCCAACGCCGCGGCGTATTTGATGTTCAGCTCCTCCTGGCCGGTTTCCGCCTCGCCCTTGGAGTTCTCGATCGGCAGCCCCGCGTCCCACAGGTGGTTGCGGATGGGGCGCATCACATGCTCTTCGCGGGTGGTCTGCAGGATGTTGTAATCCTCGTTGTAGCCGGAGATTGGCTCCAGATCGCGGAAACCCGAGCGGCGGATCTCGTCAAAGCTCTTGGCGAAAAGGAAAAACTCCAGTTCGGTGGCGCACATGGCGTCGTAGCCCATCGCCTTCAGCCGGTTCACCTGTTTCTTCAGGATCGCGCGAGGGGAGTGGGAGACTTCTTCGTGGGTGTGGTGATCCAGCACGTCGCACAGCACCATCACCGTTCCTTCCAGCCAAGGCACGGGGCGCAGGGTGGAGAGGTCGGGCTTCATCACATAGTCTCCGTAACCCCGTTCCCAGCTTGTCGAGGCGTAGCCGTCCGGCGTTGCCATCGCCAGGTCAGTGGCCAGCAGGTAGTTGCAGCAATGGGTTTCCTCCCAGGCGCCATTCACGAAATGCTTGGCGTGGAAGCGCTTGCCCATCAGGCGGCCCTGCATGTCCACAAGGCAGACCAGAACAGTGTCAACGGCGCCATCGGCAACCTGGTCCTTAAGAGTGTCGAAGGAGAGCATGAGCGGCCCTTTGTCTGTTGCGCGCAAAACTTTTCCTCAAAAGTTTTGGCAAATTCCTTGGGTAAGGAATTTGGCCCGCTGCGGCGCAGGCCAAATTCCGTTTTCAACCGGTGCGTCAGCCGTAGCGGTAGGGACGGCCGGCCTTCTGCATGTCAGCGTTATACTTCTTGAAGATCTCCACAACCTTCGCCTTGGTCTCGGACTCGGCTGCAATTTCATCCCAGAACTTCACAGCTGCATCTTCGACCTGCTGCCATTCATTGTCCGGAATTGTGGTCAGCTTCATCTTGTCGCCGTTCACGCGCAAGGACGCTTCGCCGCCCCAGTACCACCACTGGCGGTAGTAATGCGACTGGTCGCAGCAGACGCGGAACAGGGTCTGCAGATCTTCCGGCAGCTCGTTCCAGCGGCCCTGGTTGGCAAAGAACGACCCGGCCCAGGCACCGGAGATGTTGTTGGTCAGGAAGTAGTCGGTCACGTCAGCCCAGCCGACAGTGTAATCTTCGGTGATGCCGGACCAGGCGATGCCGTCCAGCTCGCCGGTCTGCACCGCGACCTCGATGTCTTCCCAGGGCAGGGTGACCGGGACCACGCCGAACTGCGCCAGGAAGCGGCCAGCGGTCGGGAAAGTGAAGACGCGCTTGCCCTTCAGGTCTGCCAGCGAATTGATCGGATCCTTGGTGGCAAAGTGGCAGGGATCCCAGGCGCCGGCCGAGATGTGCTTGACGCCGACCTTGGAGTATTCGGCGTCCCAGATCTCGTTCAGGCCGTACTGGTTGAACAGCACCGGCACGTCCAGCGAGTAGCGCGAAGCAAAGGGGAAATAGCCGCCAAAGACGGTTACTTCGGTGGGCGAAGCCATCGAGTCATCATCCGACTGCACTGCATCGATGGTACCGCGCTGCATGGCGCGGAACAATTCGCCGGTGGGGACCAGCTGATCGGCGTAGTAAAGCTCGATCTGCATCCGGTCGCCGGCGATCTTGTTGAACATGTCGATGGCGGGTTTTACCACATGCTCGGCCAGCGCAGCACCTGCATAGGTCTGCATCCGCCACTTGATAGTGGACTGGGCCAGTGCCGGGGTGGCCAGCGGCGCCGCCATGGCGCCAACACCGGCGGACTGAAGAAACTTACGTCTTGTTGTCATAATTCTCACTCCTTGTTGAAACATCCGGCCCCTTGGCAGGACTCTACTTGGTTATTTTCCGTAGACATATTCCGGCAGCCACAGGGCGATCTGCGGGAACATCATGATCAGGGCGAGCGCCAGCACCATCACCGCGGCAAAGGGGATGATCGAGACATAGATGTCCTTCAGCCCGATCTCCGGCGGCGCCATGGCGCGCATCAGGAACAGGTTGTAGCCAAACGGCGGCGTCATATAGGCGATCTGGGTGGTGATGGTATAAAGCACGCCGTACCAGATCAGATCAAACCCGAGCGCCCCCACAAGCGGCACATAGAGCGGTGCCACGATCACCAGCATCGCGGTGTCATCCAGGAAGGTGCCCATCACGATGAAGCTTAGCTGCATCAGGATCAGGATCATCCACGGGCTGAGGCCCAGTTTGGTTGTGAACAGGTCCTCGATCGCCTTGACCGCCCCGAGACCGTCAAAGATCGCGCCAAAGGCCAGTGCCGCCAGAATGATCCACATGAACATGCAGGAGATGCCGAGGGTCGAGCGTACCGACGTCTCGAACACGTCCTTGTTCATCCGCCCCTTTAGAACCGCAGCGAGGAAGGCGGTCATGGCACCGATTGCAGAGCTTTCCACCAGAGAGGTCCAGCCGTTCACAAAGGGCACCATCATCGCGGCGAAGATCGCCAACGGCAGCACGCCGGAGAACAGCAGGCGGTACTTCTCCTTCATGAACACGTCCTTGTAGAACGCCGCGTTCTTGCGGGTCAGGAAGGAGAGGAGGCCGAGGGCCAGAGCCACGCCTAGCGCGGACTTGGTTTCCATTGCACCGGACAGGATCAAGAGCGGAACCAGCACCAGCGCACCCAGCACGAAGTAGTTCAGGCGCAGCGGATGGTCGGTGACTTGTTCGTACTCAGCCAGATCTTCAGGGTGCATTGCCGGGCCGAGGTTCGGCTGCATGCGGGCGCGGACATAGATGTAGATGATGAACATGGTGGCCATCAGCAGGCCGGGGATCACTCCGGCCAGCCACAGCTGCCCCACCGGCTGGCGCGCGATCATCGCATAGAGCACCAGCACCACCGAAGGCGGCACCAGAATGCCGAGTGAAGAGCCGGCCTGAATGGTGCCGGTCACCAGGATCTTGTCATACCCTCGGCGCAAGAGTTCCGGCAGCGCAATGGTGGCGCCGATGGCCATGCCTGCAACCGACAAACCGTTCATCGCCGAGATCAGAACCATCAGGCCGATGGTGCCAATCGCCAATCCGCCTTTTACCGGCCCCATCCAGACGTGGAACATCCGGTAGAGGTCGTCGGCAATTTTCGACTCCGACAGCACATAGCCCATGAAGATGAACATCGGCAGTGTCAGCAGGGGATACCACTTCATCAGCTTCATGGCGGCGGAGAACGGGATCTCCACCCCGCCGGTGCCCCACAGGAGCATCCCCGCGACCGCGCCGACAAAGCCGATGGCGCCAAACACCCTCTGGCCGGTCATCAGCATGAGCATCATGCCGGCA
It encodes the following:
- a CDS encoding glutamine synthetase family protein codes for the protein MLSFDTLKDQVADGAVDTVLVCLVDMQGRLMGKRFHAKHFVNGAWEETHCCNYLLATDLAMATPDGYASTSWERGYGDYVMKPDLSTLRPVPWLEGTVMVLCDVLDHHTHEEVSHSPRAILKKQVNRLKAMGYDAMCATELEFFLFAKSFDEIRRSGFRDLEPISGYNEDYNILQTTREEHVMRPIRNHLWDAGLPIENSKGEAETGQEELNIKYAAALDTAEFHTIAKHAIKEIAEQQGHAVTFLPKWSHDKVGSSSHVHQSLWQDGKPAFFDESDELGMSALMKNYMAGLLKYAPDYTAFMAPYINSYKRFMKGTFAPTRIIWSVDNRTAGYRLCGDGTKAIRVECRIPGSDMNPYLAMAGMLAAGIAGIEEGLELQAPTRGDVYQGDTGMIPGTLRDAAAALNGSAMLRKALGDDVVDHYVRAAEVEIEDFDRVVTDYEIARGFERA
- a CDS encoding TRAP transporter substrate-binding protein, giving the protein MTTRRKFLQSAGVGAMAAPLATPALAQSTIKWRMQTYAGAALAEHVVKPAIDMFNKIAGDRMQIELYYADQLVPTGELFRAMQRGTIDAVQSDDDSMASPTEVTVFGGYFPFASRYSLDVPVLFNQYGLNEIWDAEYSKVGVKHISAGAWDPCHFATKDPINSLADLKGKRVFTFPTAGRFLAQFGVVPVTLPWEDIEVAVQTGELDGIAWSGITEDYTVGWADVTDYFLTNNISGAWAGSFFANQGRWNELPEDLQTLFRVCCDQSHYYRQWWYWGGEASLRVNGDKMKLTTIPDNEWQQVEDAAVKFWDEIAAESETKAKVVEIFKKYNADMQKAGRPYRYG
- a CDS encoding TRAP transporter large permease subunit, translated to MSYEWIAIVMFAGMMLMLMTGQRVFGAIGFVGAVAGMLLWGTGGVEIPFSAAMKLMKWYPLLTLPMFIFMGYVLSESKIADDLYRMFHVWMGPVKGGLAIGTIGLMVLISAMNGLSVAGMAIGATIALPELLRRGYDKILVTGTIQAGSSLGILVPPSVVLVLYAMIARQPVGQLWLAGVIPGLLMATMFIIYIYVRARMQPNLGPAMHPEDLAEYEQVTDHPLRLNYFVLGALVLVPLLILSGAMETKSALGVALALGLLSFLTRKNAAFYKDVFMKEKYRLLFSGVLPLAIFAAMMVPFVNGWTSLVESSAIGAMTAFLAAVLKGRMNKDVFETSVRSTLGISCMFMWIILAALAFGAIFDGLGAVKAIEDLFTTKLGLSPWMILILMQLSFIVMGTFLDDTAMLVIVAPLYVPLVGALGFDLIWYGVLYTITTQIAYMTPPFGYNLFLMRAMAPPEIGLKDIYVSIIPFAAVMVLALALIMMFPQIALWLPEYVYGK